A window from Bacteroidales bacterium encodes these proteins:
- a CDS encoding branched-chain amino acid aminotransferase, translating to MKNINWRELPFGYIKTDYNVRCYYRNGEWGQIEVSSSEHIPIHIAATSLHYGQEAFEGMKAFTGKDGKIRLFRWEENAKRLQDSARGVLMAEPPVELFKKMINRVIRKNKKFIPPYGTGASLYIRPLLIGTGPQVGVRPAEEYLLVIFVTPVGPYFKAGFSPVSMLITREYDRAAPLGTGQYKVGGNYAASLTSMKKAHDGGYASVLYLDAKEKKYIDECGPANFFGIKNNTYITPKSDSILPSITNRSLMKLAEHLGLKVERRPVELSELETFEEAGACGTAAVISPIKKITDDENGKVYFFGDKPGEVSTKLYNKLTAIQTGDEEDVFGWVDIIG from the coding sequence CGGATTATAATGTTAGATGTTACTACAGAAACGGAGAGTGGGGACAAATTGAAGTGTCTTCTTCCGAACATATCCCGATTCATATTGCCGCAACTTCGTTGCATTACGGACAAGAAGCTTTTGAAGGAATGAAAGCTTTTACAGGGAAAGACGGAAAAATAAGACTGTTCAGATGGGAAGAAAATGCAAAAAGACTGCAAGACTCTGCAAGAGGTGTGCTAATGGCAGAACCGCCGGTTGAATTATTTAAAAAAATGATTAACAGAGTAATAAGAAAAAACAAAAAATTTATTCCGCCATACGGAACCGGAGCATCTTTATATATCCGACCTTTATTAATAGGTACAGGACCACAAGTCGGAGTTCGTCCGGCAGAAGAATATTTATTAGTTATTTTTGTGACACCTGTCGGACCGTATTTTAAAGCAGGCTTCAGCCCTGTTTCAATGTTAATTACCAGAGAATATGACAGAGCTGCACCCTTAGGAACAGGACAATATAAAGTCGGGGGAAACTATGCTGCAAGTCTGACATCTATGAAGAAAGCTCATGACGGCGGGTATGCAAGTGTATTGTACCTTGATGCAAAAGAAAAAAAATACATTGATGAGTGCGGTCCGGCAAATTTTTTCGGCATAAAAAACAATACATATATTACTCCTAAATCAGATTCTATTTTACCGTCAATAACGAACAGAAGTTTAATGAAGTTAGCAGAACATCTGGGATTAAAAGTCGAAAGAAGACCTGTTGAGTTATCAGAATTAGAAACTTTTGAAGAAGCCGGAGCTTGCGGAACAGCTGCTGTTATCAGCCCGATAAAAAAAATAACGGATGATGAAAACGGGAAGGTGTATTTTTTCGGCGACAAGCCGGGAGAAGTTTCTACAAAGCTGTATAACAAGCTGACAGCAATTCAAACCGGAGACGAGGAAGATGTTTTCGGTTGGGTTGATATTATAGGATAA